CGCGGAACTTGATCGCCTTGACTTCCTGGGCGCGGGCGCGCTTGCGGTTTTCCTTCTCGTTCTGCTGCTGCTCGTAGCGGAACCGGCCATAGTCGAGCAGGCGGCAAACCGGCGGCACAGCCTGGGGACTCACCATCACGAGGTCCAGGCTCTTCTCACGCGCCATCGCCATCGCGTCGCGGGTGTCGATGATGCCGATCTGCTCGCCCTCCGCGCCGATCAGGCGAATCTGACGAACGCGAATCTGCTCGTTGACCTTATGTTCTTTCGCTATTTTCATCACCTCCGCGCGCCTCCCACACGCTGGTGGGCAGGCGGCCTGTACGCCGCGCTGGGCGTGACAGTGCATTTTACCACGCGCGGGCTGCCGTCCCCTCCCACGGCCAGCCCGGCCCCGCCTCGCCGCCCCTTCGGCGCCGCTGGGCGCAGGCTGCCATGCTGAGGGGCATGACCCTGTCCTCTCCCGTTGGCCCGCCTGCCGTCACGCGCCGCTTCGGGCCGCTCGCCGCCCGCGACCCCGACCTGGAGGTGCTGCTCACCGACGGGCTGGGCGGCTTTGCCCTGTCCAGCCTCGCCGGGGTGCCCACCCGCTGCTACTCGGGGCTGGCCGTGAGCCACCGGCCGCCCGTGGCGCGCTGGCAGCACCTCGTCTCGCCGCTGGAGGTGCTGGGCACGCCGGGGGGCGACGTGACCCTGCACGCGCTGGAAGTCGCGCCGGGGGTCTTCGAGGGCGACGGCCTGACCCACCTCAGCGAGGCGGCCCTGCGCGACCTGCTGCCGGAGCGCGAGCAGTGGGCGCGCGGCGTGCGGGTGCGGCGGCGGGTGGTGGTGCCCCGGCACTCGGGCGCGGCGGTCTTCTTGTACGAGGTGGAAGCGCGGGACGCGGTCACCTTGACGCTGGGGGGCTTGTTCGCCGACCGCGACATGCACCGCACGCACCGCGCGGCGCCCCGGCTGGCGTTCGAGGTGGCGGGGACGCGGGCCACGGTGCGCGGGACGCGGGAGACACGGGTGACCCTGCACGCCCCGGACGGCGCGGTCGAGGCGCTGACGCCGGAGCCTTTCGCACAGCGGGTCTACCTGCGCCACGACGCGGCGCGCGGTGAGCCGGACCACGACTACGCGACCGGAACGGCCCTGTGGCGCGTGCCGCTTCCGCCCGGCGGGGGAAGGGTCGCGCTGGTGGTCGGCGGCTTGCCGGGCGTAGAGGTGCCCGACCCCTGGGCCGCCCACGCGGAGGAGGCCGGGCGGCGGCGCGGGTTGGCCGAGCAGGCCGGGCGGGCGACCGGCCTGCTCGGCGATGAGGTGGTCGCCACGCTGGCCGTCGCCGCCGACGCCTACCTGGTGCGGCGCCAGCAACCGCCGGGCACCAGCGTGATCGCAGGCTATCCCTGGTTTGCCGACTGGGGCCGCGACGCGATGATCTCGCTGGCGGGCCTGACGCTGGCGACCGGCCGCCACGCCGAGGCGCGCGAGCTGCTGGGCACCTTTTTGCGCTCGCTGCGCCGGGGCCTGACACCCAACAACTTCCACGAGGACGGCGCGGGCGCCGGGTACAACACGGTGGACGGGGCGCTGTGGCTGGCCGTGTCGCTGGAACGCTACGTGGGGGCCAGCGGCGACCTGGCCTTCGCACGGGAGACGCTGCCCGCCCTGCGCGAACTGCTGCGCTGGCACGTGCAGGGCACCGCCCACGGCATCCGGATGGACC
The sequence above is a segment of the Deinococcus budaensis genome. Coding sequences within it:
- a CDS encoding amylo-alpha-1,6-glucosidase, whose protein sequence is MTLSSPVGPPAVTRRFGPLAARDPDLEVLLTDGLGGFALSSLAGVPTRCYSGLAVSHRPPVARWQHLVSPLEVLGTPGGDVTLHALEVAPGVFEGDGLTHLSEAALRDLLPEREQWARGVRVRRRVVVPRHSGAAVFLYEVEARDAVTLTLGGLFADRDMHRTHRAAPRLAFEVAGTRATVRGTRETRVTLHAPDGAVEALTPEPFAQRVYLRHDAARGEPDHDYATGTALWRVPLPPGGGRVALVVGGLPGVEVPDPWAAHAEEAGRRRGLAEQAGRATGLLGDEVVATLAVAADAYLVRRQQPPGTSVIAGYPWFADWGRDAMISLAGLTLATGRHAEARELLGTFLRSLRRGLTPNNFHEDGAGAGYNTVDGALWLAVSLERYVGASGDLAFARETLPALRELLRWHVQGTAHGIRMDPGSGLLQAGEPGVQLTWMDVKIADWVVTPRHGLPVEVQGLWLAALGAEERLSALSGQPAEFADLHARAQAGFAAFWQPDGEGMGAWADVLAPDGEPDLSVRPNAALALALPDTPASPAQVEALVRTTEAQLLTPVGLHTLSPLDPRYRGDYGGPQVLRDAAYHQGTVWPWPLGAHVELLLRRGEVTRARAALGGLTGHLWEAGLGHVSEVFAGASLRPGGCPFQAWSVAELLRAHVLVGRAEAGRRP